The proteins below come from a single Candidatus Bathyarchaeota archaeon genomic window:
- a CDS encoding PadR family transcriptional regulator: MVALTITVNGEKSEARIIKKMHERVIKSFLDTIIMAELQNGPISGYDVISFIHLKYGFLVSSGTVYSLLYSLERNSLVEGAWIERKRVYKLTEKGAKTIQTILNSHEKIKSFLATILKG, translated from the coding sequence ATGGTAGCGTTAACAATAACAGTAAACGGAGAAAAATCCGAAGCACGCATAATCAAAAAAATGCATGAACGAGTCATCAAAAGCTTCCTAGACACCATCATCATGGCAGAACTCCAAAACGGACCCATAAGCGGATACGACGTCATCTCATTCATCCACCTCAAATACGGCTTCCTCGTCAGCTCAGGAACCGTCTACTCACTTCTCTATTCACTGGAAAGAAACAGCCTCGTCGAAGGAGCCTGGATAGAACGCAAACGCGTCTACAAACTCACCGAAAAAGGCGCCAAAACCATCCAAACCATCCTCAACTCCCACGAAAAAATCAAAAGCTTCCTAGCCACTATCCTCAAAGGCTAA
- a CDS encoding DUF108 domain-containing protein codes for MTVRVGLIGCGAIGTVLAEAIERKLVVCDELVVFDVDAAKAEKLKAALRFPVKIAQSLEELLSAEPRVVVEAAGQGAVRQYYQMLLDSGAELIFMSTGALLEFDTSNSRVHYPAGAIGGLDAIAAAANAGIEEITLTTRKSPKALGKPVMEETVTFQGYAEEAARQFPREMNVAATLALTVRPVKVQVKVVIDPQTTRNTHEIHVKWRYGEMNLKFANMPHPDNPHTSALAAWAAIRLLQTLLH; via the coding sequence ATGACCGTTAGGGTTGGCTTGATTGGATGCGGCGCCATCGGCACAGTGCTCGCGGAAGCCATCGAACGCAAACTTGTAGTCTGCGATGAACTGGTAGTTTTCGATGTGGACGCCGCCAAAGCCGAAAAACTCAAAGCGGCACTTCGGTTTCCAGTAAAAATCGCCCAGAGTTTGGAGGAGCTGCTCTCCGCCGAGCCAAGAGTGGTTGTGGAAGCCGCGGGGCAGGGCGCAGTCCGCCAGTACTACCAGATGCTCCTCGATTCGGGTGCAGAGCTGATTTTCATGAGCACCGGTGCGCTTCTCGAATTCGACACCTCTAATTCCCGGGTGCATTACCCCGCGGGCGCCATCGGGGGCCTAGACGCCATTGCCGCAGCAGCCAACGCCGGCATAGAGGAAATCACGTTGACTACCCGCAAGAGCCCTAAGGCGCTGGGCAAACCCGTCATGGAGGAAACCGTTACCTTCCAGGGTTATGCAGAAGAAGCCGCCCGCCAGTTTCCACGGGAAATGAACGTCGCCGCCACCCTGGCTTTAACTGTGCGACCCGTAAAAGTCCAAGTCAAAGTCGTCATCGACCCCCAAACCACCCGCAACACCCACGAAATCCACGTAAAGTGGCGTTACGGCGAAATGAACCTCAAATTCGCTAACATGCCCCACCCCGACAACCCGCATACGAGTGCACTGGCGGCATGGGCTGCCATTAGGCTGCTGCAAACTTTGCTTCATTAA
- a CDS encoding valine--tRNA ligase: MQPMPKDYNFTEIEAKWQAKWEEMGVNHYDWNDTARVPFSIDTPPPYPSGELHMGNVLNWTYFDMVARFKRMQGFNVLFPQGWDCHGLGIEIQVEKANNIRKRDLPPDQFRGMCMALVEKYIAMMKEGILKLGCSIDWSTEYKTMNPDYWRRTQLSFIQLYQKGFMYQGTHPVNWCPRDETAIADAEVDHIKREGTLHYIRFHLAGSDEYLLIATSRPEFIPACVAVEVNPKDERYGKYVGRKISVPLMNREVTIIADEAVDPSFGTGAMQICTYGDKEDVKTVIKHKLPVIRLITQNGQISEAGCKYAGLYVNQARAAIVEDLKAAGLLEKSEKTQQEVGVCDRCKALVEILEVKQWFMKTMELTDAVEKNANEITWYPDYMRNRLIDWAKALDWDWVISRQRLFATPIPVWYCRGCGEVIVAKPEWVPIDPKLEGPRIEACPRCGGKDFRPEVDVMDTWMDSSITCAVHAGWPDRADWRRLFPASMHPSGTDIIRTWAYYLMVRHLALFDQRPFNSVLINGMVLGADGRKMSKSLKNYAAAPETLGKFGADAVRQWAAGGGATGSDIPYRVQDVEYGRRFLVKLWNASGFASKLLENYKPINSEGIPGEIALEVLDKWMISKTEKLTQKVTEELEKCQFNVAIEDVRNFFWHVFCDYYLEAVKDRLYNPSLEGSSKRLAAQYTLHEVMYRMLQLLAPFVPHVTEEIYQYMYREAKGFESIQISKWPKFNPSLVDEAAEKDGDLITAVMSEVRRDKAEKKLPLNAPVKSLRIYVPDDGAAVAIRQGCADIAATLKIETIRVMAEKHSEGRRVGQSEVYLETDY, encoded by the coding sequence ATGCAGCCTATGCCTAAAGACTACAACTTCACAGAGATCGAAGCCAAATGGCAAGCTAAATGGGAAGAAATGGGCGTTAACCACTACGACTGGAACGACACAGCCCGCGTACCCTTCAGCATCGACACTCCTCCGCCTTACCCCTCAGGCGAACTCCACATGGGCAACGTTTTGAACTGGACCTACTTTGACATGGTAGCCCGATTCAAGCGTATGCAGGGTTTTAACGTGCTGTTTCCGCAGGGCTGGGACTGCCATGGCCTCGGCATAGAAATCCAAGTTGAGAAAGCCAATAACATCCGCAAACGCGACTTGCCCCCTGACCAGTTCCGGGGCATGTGCATGGCGCTGGTGGAGAAGTACATTGCCATGATGAAGGAAGGCATCCTCAAACTGGGCTGCAGCATCGACTGGTCCACCGAGTACAAAACCATGAACCCCGATTACTGGCGTCGCACCCAACTTAGCTTCATCCAGCTTTACCAGAAGGGCTTCATGTATCAGGGCACGCACCCCGTCAACTGGTGCCCAAGAGACGAAACCGCCATAGCCGACGCCGAAGTCGACCACATAAAACGGGAAGGCACCCTCCACTACATCAGATTTCACCTTGCCGGCAGCGACGAGTACCTGCTCATCGCCACCTCCCGCCCCGAATTCATCCCCGCCTGCGTCGCAGTCGAAGTTAACCCCAAAGACGAGCGCTACGGCAAATATGTGGGCAGAAAAATATCGGTGCCGCTGATGAACCGCGAGGTCACCATCATCGCCGACGAAGCCGTCGACCCCAGCTTCGGAACCGGAGCGATGCAGATCTGCACCTACGGCGACAAAGAAGACGTGAAAACCGTCATAAAACACAAGCTCCCCGTGATTCGCCTCATCACCCAGAATGGGCAAATCAGCGAGGCAGGCTGCAAATACGCTGGGCTCTACGTTAATCAGGCACGCGCCGCCATCGTGGAGGACCTTAAAGCCGCGGGTTTGCTGGAGAAAAGCGAGAAGACCCAGCAGGAAGTCGGCGTCTGCGACCGCTGCAAAGCCCTCGTTGAAATCCTCGAGGTTAAGCAGTGGTTCATGAAGACCATGGAGTTAACCGACGCCGTAGAGAAGAACGCTAACGAAATCACCTGGTACCCCGATTACATGCGTAACCGCCTCATCGACTGGGCAAAAGCGCTGGACTGGGACTGGGTTATCAGCCGCCAGCGGCTTTTTGCGACTCCGATTCCAGTGTGGTACTGCCGGGGCTGCGGCGAAGTCATCGTTGCCAAACCCGAATGGGTGCCCATCGACCCTAAACTTGAAGGTCCACGCATCGAGGCATGTCCCAGATGCGGCGGCAAAGACTTCCGCCCCGAAGTCGACGTCATGGACACGTGGATGGATAGCTCCATCACCTGCGCCGTTCACGCCGGCTGGCCGGACCGAGCGGATTGGCGTCGCCTCTTCCCCGCCAGCATGCATCCCTCCGGCACCGACATCATCCGCACCTGGGCATACTACCTCATGGTCCGCCACCTCGCCCTCTTCGATCAGCGCCCCTTCAACAGCGTACTGATAAACGGTATGGTGTTGGGTGCGGACGGACGCAAAATGAGCAAATCCCTCAAAAACTACGCTGCCGCACCCGAAACCCTGGGCAAATTCGGCGCCGACGCGGTTCGTCAGTGGGCAGCGGGTGGAGGAGCAACCGGCTCAGATATTCCCTACCGCGTGCAGGATGTGGAGTATGGCAGGCGTTTTCTGGTGAAGCTCTGGAACGCCTCTGGCTTTGCTAGCAAACTGCTGGAAAACTATAAGCCAATTAACTCAGAGGGTATCCCCGGCGAAATTGCCCTTGAAGTTCTCGATAAGTGGATGATCAGTAAAACAGAAAAGCTCACCCAGAAAGTAACCGAGGAACTCGAGAAATGCCAGTTTAACGTAGCCATCGAGGATGTACGTAACTTCTTCTGGCATGTTTTCTGCGATTACTATTTGGAAGCTGTTAAAGACCGCCTCTACAACCCCTCCTTAGAGGGCTCATCTAAGAGACTGGCGGCTCAGTACACGCTCCACGAAGTGATGTATCGTATGCTCCAGTTGCTGGCGCCGTTTGTGCCCCATGTTACCGAGGAGATCTATCAGTACATGTACAGAGAAGCCAAAGGCTTTGAAAGCATCCAAATATCGAAATGGCCCAAATTCAACCCCTCACTGGTGGATGAGGCCGCTGAAAAAGACGGCGACTTAATCACCGCAGTCATGAGTGAGGTGCGCCGGGACAAAGCAGAAAAGAAGCTGCCGCTAAACGCCCCCGTCAAGAGCCTCAGAATCTATGTGCCCGACGATGGAGCAGCCGTCGCCATCCGGCAGGGATGCGCCGACATAGCCGCCACCCTAAAAATCGAGACCATCAGAGTTATGGCTGAGAAGCACAGTGAAGGCAGACGCGTCGGCCAAAGCGAAGTCTACCTTGAAACCGACTACTGA
- a CDS encoding CDP-alcohol phosphatidyltransferase family protein translates to MTTCKPDRLVTLCTNNVCKKRLRYLPSVITSLRLFALPLIIYSLSMNITVFGAFFALFAIATDVADGYLARHLGFSSQFGANFDVAVDFVFIAGVFYYFLLQGLYPIWVFVCIIFMFTQFVITSKLSKVFYDPLGKYYGSFLYGAIVLTIFSLGTFANDLIALLLAGLTLASVTSRTLYLIKRLNRK, encoded by the coding sequence ATGACTACTTGCAAACCTGACCGATTAGTTACTTTATGCACAAATAATGTATGTAAGAAACGTTTGCGTTATTTACCATCGGTCATTACCAGTTTGCGGTTGTTTGCTCTGCCACTAATTATTTATTCATTGAGCATGAACATTACTGTATTCGGCGCTTTTTTCGCTCTTTTTGCCATAGCCACAGACGTTGCCGACGGCTACCTAGCCAGACACTTAGGTTTTTCCTCGCAATTTGGCGCAAATTTTGATGTTGCAGTTGATTTTGTTTTCATTGCAGGAGTATTCTACTACTTTTTATTACAAGGGCTATATCCGATATGGGTGTTTGTATGTATTATATTCATGTTTACGCAGTTTGTAATTACGAGCAAACTTTCTAAAGTATTTTATGACCCGTTAGGCAAATACTATGGCAGTTTCCTCTATGGAGCAATAGTATTAACTATTTTTTCACTCGGAACATTTGCGAATGACCTAATAGCGTTGTTACTTGCCGGTCTCACATTAGCTTCTGTGACTAGCAGAACTCTTTACTTAATAAAACGGCTTAACAGGAAATGA
- a CDS encoding terminase large subunit, with protein sequence MPQKLNLTPGTDFLRYCPHPAQLPFHAGKGVYSQRACLCGTGSGKTKCGLAEDIRWALDYPESVGFIFEPSYPMMKRILFPTLESKDFFGCRYPFTQNPYVADFNRGDLRLDWFNGSQWWFVSLDDPEKAEGPNVDYAHIDEARLVRHFDTAWLTVVRRLRKSGRCMVSINPAVWLTTTTDSPGSPLYNITENPVTNSPDMRIYRWSIFENPTLPKEFLTEIVRTHTGGLADRFIYGKFATVAAGSLPFDSSKHIRELTDKALIDRVSFGVDFGWSAPSAIVVNAFDPDGRAYAVDEFYKRETTDEELAEAAKELQEEWGKGTFWCDARFPQSILKLCRAGLDAKPYTFKREDGLRELGSRLTPASDGNPRQFVGKRCVNLISELLEYREDVKENDHATDALRYSLPLEQEEKPFLYVVRR encoded by the coding sequence ATGCCGCAAAAGCTGAATCTGACGCCGGGCACTGATTTTCTGCGGTATTGTCCGCATCCTGCACAGCTTCCTTTTCACGCTGGTAAAGGCGTCTATAGCCAACGGGCCTGCCTCTGTGGAACCGGTTCAGGAAAGACAAAATGCGGACTAGCCGAAGACATCCGCTGGGCTCTAGATTATCCTGAGAGCGTTGGCTTCATTTTTGAGCCATCTTACCCAATGATGAAGCGCATTCTTTTCCCAACGTTGGAGAGCAAAGACTTCTTTGGTTGCCGCTACCCGTTTACCCAAAATCCCTATGTAGCGGACTTTAACCGTGGCGACTTGCGGCTGGATTGGTTTAACGGTTCGCAATGGTGGTTTGTCTCGCTGGACGATCCAGAAAAAGCCGAGGGCCCAAACGTCGATTATGCGCATATCGATGAGGCACGGCTAGTCCGCCATTTCGATACTGCATGGCTTACAGTTGTGCGTAGGCTTCGCAAAAGTGGCCGCTGTATGGTTTCGATTAACCCGGCTGTTTGGCTCACTACGACAACCGATTCCCCCGGCAGCCCACTCTACAATATCACTGAAAACCCTGTGACTAATTCGCCTGACATGCGAATTTACCGGTGGAGCATCTTTGAAAACCCAACCCTACCCAAAGAATTCCTAACAGAAATTGTGCGAACCCACACCGGCGGCTTAGCTGACCGCTTCATCTACGGCAAATTCGCCACCGTCGCCGCAGGTAGCTTGCCCTTTGACTCTTCAAAGCATATTCGGGAATTGACCGATAAGGCGTTGATTGATAGGGTTAGCTTTGGCGTTGACTTCGGTTGGAGTGCACCCTCCGCTATTGTGGTGAACGCTTTTGACCCTGACGGCAGAGCCTACGCAGTAGATGAATTTTATAAACGCGAGACCACAGATGAAGAATTAGCTGAGGCAGCCAAAGAATTGCAAGAAGAATGGGGGAAGGGAACGTTTTGGTGTGACGCCCGCTTTCCTCAGTCGATTCTGAAGCTTTGCCGTGCAGGGTTAGACGCTAAGCCCTATACTTTCAAACGTGAAGATGGGCTGCGGGAACTTGGAAGCCGCCTAACACCTGCGAGCGACGGGAACCCCCGCCAGTTTGTAGGTAAACGTTGCGTCAATCTAATTAGTGAATTGTTGGAGTATCGGGAAGACGTTAAGGAAAACGACCATGCGACCGATGCTTTGCGATACAGTTTACCGCTTGAACAGGAAGAGAAGCCGTTTTTGTATGTTGTTAGGCGTTGA
- a CDS encoding pyridoxamine 5'-phosphate oxidase family protein has translation MVNIPKEVMDVLSASDSAKMIATVDAKGIPNVVPMWSFVAVDPETIAFAEVFIIKTKENLEKNKQVAIAVFKGPMTGYQLKGTFGGFQTSGPIFEDFAKKSMETSKMKIKSVGIIKVDAVFAASPGQGSKKLA, from the coding sequence TTGGTAAATATACCTAAAGAAGTAATGGATGTTTTAAGTGCAAGTGATTCAGCGAAAATGATAGCAACTGTAGACGCTAAAGGCATTCCAAACGTAGTTCCAATGTGGAGCTTTGTAGCAGTGGACCCCGAAACTATTGCGTTCGCAGAAGTTTTCATCATAAAAACAAAAGAAAACCTTGAAAAAAACAAGCAGGTTGCTATTGCCGTGTTCAAAGGACCAATGACAGGTTACCAGCTAAAAGGAACCTTCGGCGGTTTCCAAACAAGTGGACCAATTTTTGAAGACTTCGCAAAGAAGAGTATGGAAACCTCGAAGATGAAAATAAAAAGTGTTGGCATAATAAAAGTAGACGCAGTTTTCGCTGCTTCGCCAGGACAAGGTAGCAAAAAGTTGGCATAA
- a CDS encoding ABC transporter ATP-binding protein, producing MDFDFTHRWQAGNSFREEAVKGTYDLKDVKLEKHICGSLPIEGLNWQIGVIVGSSGSGKTSIARHQWPEAYFADLRERYKESCFLNDFPPELSVKDIGTALSSSGFNEPPSWLKSYAVLSQGQKMRVDIAHALCLPQNLVVFDEFTSTVDRTVAQIGSYAISHAVRKHTGKQFIAVTCHVDVLDWLEPDWVYDVDANVFWDFTGTLQDHKTASGTQVKVVKKNDVTRQSTYQCISATLPCGRCLGNITI from the coding sequence TTGGATTTTGATTTTACTCACCGGTGGCAAGCTGGCAATTCTTTCCGTGAAGAAGCCGTTAAAGGCACCTATGACCTCAAAGATGTCAAGTTAGAGAAACACATCTGCGGAAGCCTTCCAATTGAGGGTTTGAATTGGCAGATCGGCGTTATTGTAGGGTCCAGCGGTAGCGGGAAAACAAGCATAGCCCGTCATCAGTGGCCTGAAGCTTATTTTGCTGATTTGCGCGAGCGCTATAAAGAATCGTGTTTTCTCAACGATTTCCCACCTGAACTTAGCGTCAAGGACATCGGCACCGCTTTGTCTAGTAGTGGCTTTAACGAGCCGCCTTCATGGCTGAAAAGCTATGCGGTATTGAGCCAAGGGCAAAAGATGCGCGTCGATATTGCCCATGCGCTTTGTCTTCCCCAGAACTTGGTGGTCTTCGATGAGTTCACAAGCACGGTAGATCGCACTGTTGCCCAAATTGGCAGCTACGCGATTAGCCACGCTGTTCGCAAGCACACTGGGAAACAGTTTATCGCCGTAACCTGCCATGTTGATGTGCTCGATTGGCTTGAGCCTGACTGGGTCTATGATGTGGACGCTAACGTTTTTTGGGATTTCACGGGCACATTACAGGACCATAAAACGGCTTCAGGAACCCAAGTTAAGGTTGTAAAAAAAAACGACGTCACCCGCCAATCAACCTATCAGTGCATAAGTGCAACCTTGCCATGTGGCAGGTGTTTAGGGAACATCACTATTTGA
- a CDS encoding GNAT family N-acetyltransferase has protein sequence MNTKKLGAGVRCYVAKYGGKPIAFIAVANVHMKVQYYRVSRLVVLPDYQGIGVGKRLLDFMADLYTRQTKRPFYIVTSNPQLARGLSNWKVKRFGHGSFGRGNTRINRGLVKANSRGRLTVTLRYVLNMGAPKP, from the coding sequence TTGAATACCAAAAAGCTTGGGGCTGGCGTCAGGTGTTATGTCGCCAAATATGGGGGTAAACCCATTGCGTTTATTGCAGTTGCTAATGTGCACATGAAGGTTCAGTATTATCGGGTCAGCAGGCTTGTTGTCCTGCCCGATTATCAAGGTATTGGCGTAGGTAAGCGTCTGCTGGATTTTATGGCAGATCTCTATACACGGCAGACTAAACGTCCTTTCTATATTGTAACAAGCAATCCTCAGCTTGCACGTGGTTTGTCGAATTGGAAGGTTAAGCGGTTTGGGCATGGTAGTTTTGGAAGAGGTAACACAAGAATAAACCGGGGGCTTGTTAAAGCGAATAGTAGAGGTCGTTTGACAGTCACGTTAAGGTATGTTCTAAATATGGGAGCGCCTAAACCATGA
- a CDS encoding CdvA-like protein yields MISWKYTFKKLNEEYQLATKKKQALDNLCSSGKISQSTRDAFTNDIVKAIEEIERQRQDLATKMQAKTQELENQIKTLEMLLANYEIQHVVGEIDDEIYTRELTLLSTSLETTRNELGVIKDATNQLFPAPAVEAPIACAPVAAAPVVEASVAPVESTPVEVPVETATIEPALVETATAEPAPVVEVAVEAAVVEAPVEEAPAVEVAVEVAPAEAVVEAPVEAAPIEAPVAEAAVVEATVEAPAVEAAPVEEAAVIVEEAPVAVAAPVEMPVEAVAVEAPAVEEAPIEAPAEAVIVEEAVIEAPVEVAPEAVAVEAPVEEAAPIEAPVEAAPIEAAPIEAPVEVAPAEAPVEIAPQETIVAEAAPVEAAPEEIVIEAPAVEEAPIETPVAEAAIVEEAPAAPAEEILVNQIEAEVAVAEPAVIEVPVEEAAVIVEEVAPVEEAAVEVPVVEAPAVESAPVEVPVEAAPIEQAPIEAPIEEAPAEIVAPEVIVTEAAPEPTVEVPLQAFEVTEHASVETTLEKLMEQAIEDQLVEPVVVEEAHIPAHPLEAPTEAPSEEAATDEADQTPPAEESEEDTTNQ; encoded by the coding sequence TTGATTTCATGGAAATACACATTCAAAAAATTAAATGAAGAATACCAACTCGCCACAAAAAAGAAGCAAGCTCTAGACAACCTTTGCTCATCAGGAAAAATTTCTCAATCAACCCGTGACGCATTCACAAACGACATAGTTAAAGCAATCGAGGAAATCGAAAGGCAACGCCAAGACCTCGCAACGAAAATGCAGGCAAAAACCCAGGAACTGGAAAACCAAATCAAGACTCTGGAAATGTTGTTGGCAAACTATGAAATTCAGCATGTCGTAGGAGAAATCGACGACGAAATTTACACTCGGGAATTAACGCTCCTCTCAACTAGCCTTGAAACAACACGTAACGAGCTGGGCGTAATTAAGGATGCAACAAACCAGCTTTTTCCCGCTCCCGCAGTAGAAGCTCCAATTGCTTGTGCTCCGGTAGCTGCTGCTCCAGTCGTTGAAGCTTCAGTTGCGCCAGTAGAATCAACTCCTGTTGAAGTTCCGGTTGAAACTGCCACAATCGAACCCGCACTAGTGGAAACAGCTACAGCCGAACCAGCACCAGTTGTTGAAGTAGCCGTCGAAGCTGCAGTCGTTGAGGCTCCAGTCGAAGAAGCTCCAGCAGTTGAAGTCGCAGTTGAAGTTGCCCCCGCAGAAGCAGTTGTTGAGGCCCCAGTTGAAGCTGCCCCAATAGAAGCTCCAGTTGCTGAGGCGGCGGTGGTTGAGGCCACTGTTGAAGCGCCCGCAGTCGAGGCGGCTCCAGTTGAGGAAGCTGCAGTCATCGTTGAGGAAGCGCCAGTAGCAGTTGCCGCTCCGGTTGAAATGCCCGTTGAGGCAGTAGCTGTTGAAGCTCCCGCAGTTGAGGAAGCCCCCATTGAGGCTCCAGCTGAAGCAGTCATAGTTGAAGAAGCAGTAATCGAAGCCCCAGTTGAAGTAGCCCCTGAAGCTGTAGCTGTTGAGGCTCCAGTGGAAGAGGCAGCGCCGATTGAAGCTCCCGTCGAGGCAGCCCCAATCGAAGCTGCACCCATCGAGGCTCCAGTAGAAGTTGCCCCCGCCGAAGCGCCAGTTGAAATCGCCCCCCAAGAAACAATCGTTGCAGAAGCCGCCCCAGTTGAAGCTGCTCCAGAGGAAATCGTGATCGAAGCTCCCGCAGTTGAGGAAGCCCCAATTGAAACGCCAGTGGCTGAGGCAGCCATTGTTGAAGAAGCTCCAGCTGCACCTGCTGAAGAGATCTTGGTAAATCAAATCGAGGCAGAAGTAGCTGTTGCTGAGCCAGCAGTCATTGAAGTTCCAGTTGAGGAAGCCGCTGTCATCGTTGAGGAAGTTGCCCCAGTTGAGGAGGCTGCAGTTGAGGTTCCAGTAGTGGAGGCCCCAGCAGTTGAGTCTGCCCCAGTTGAGGTTCCCGTCGAGGCTGCTCCAATCGAGCAAGCACCCATCGAAGCCCCAATCGAGGAAGCTCCCGCAGAAATCGTTGCACCCGAAGTAATCGTAACCGAAGCAGCGCCAGAGCCAACTGTTGAAGTTCCCCTGCAGGCATTCGAAGTCACTGAGCATGCCTCCGTCGAAACCACCCTTGAGAAACTGATGGAACAGGCAATTGAAGACCAACTTGTTGAACCAGTCGTCGTGGAGGAGGCCCACATTCCAGCCCACCCTTTAGAAGCGCCCACGGAGGCGCCTTCCGAAGAAGCGGCGACCGACGAGGCCGACCAAACCCCCCCAGCAGAAGAAAGCGAAGAAGACACAACTAACCAATAA
- a CDS encoding PAS domain S-box protein, whose amino-acid sequence MTKQQRSFIENIDSRAILDIIPVAIVISESPNGKFSFVNKRAAELYGFNSAHQTLEENVAKVKPKRLDGSPFPLNELPVYRALRAENVQDVELTLERPDGKSYPILGSATPVKDHNGKVVGAIEIFEDIAERKEAEEALRASEERFSKAFYDSPQPMVIQCVSDQTFVDVNNAFLRLYGYSREELIGRNTAELGLDVDPEKAAAMYQNIFEKGAVYNAEIESKHKNGKKITIEFSSVVISFRGTPHLLTTLNDVTERKQNEEAIRKQADLIDLSPNATIVRKVDGTITFWSKGAQRVYGWTKEEAIGEKTHRLFETQFPEPFEEIMNKLTRDTFWTGQLMHRTKDGKSIIVRSYWLARFGTGRNIAEIFESNVDITELRKLQDKIQKYSHNLEKIAQERLDRLRATEQLATIGQVAGMVGHDIRNPLQAIASDVYLAKMELEELPITEQGQAIKENVEDIEKQTVYIEKIVGDLQEMSKPLKPELVQVNICKAVPETVSSVQIPSAIEQQTICNVPSLTVKVDLDFLRRIMVNLINNAVQAMPNGGRLIVALSKQANNAVITVQDTGVGMSKETQKKLFTPLFTTKKKGQGYGLVSIKRMVEALNGRINFESEEGKGTKFVIEFPLNP is encoded by the coding sequence ATGACGAAGCAGCAGCGAAGTTTTATTGAAAACATTGATTCTAGGGCTATTTTGGATATCATTCCCGTAGCGATAGTTATTTCAGAATCACCGAATGGCAAGTTTTCATTTGTCAACAAACGTGCTGCTGAGCTGTATGGGTTCAATTCAGCCCACCAAACCTTAGAAGAGAACGTAGCAAAGGTTAAGCCAAAAAGACTTGATGGTTCACCCTTCCCATTAAATGAGTTACCAGTATATCGGGCTCTGCGCGCCGAAAATGTACAAGATGTTGAGTTAACACTTGAACGACCTGATGGGAAAAGTTACCCTATACTTGGTAGTGCAACTCCAGTCAAGGATCACAACGGCAAAGTAGTGGGAGCAATTGAAATTTTTGAAGATATAGCAGAACGTAAAGAAGCTGAAGAAGCCCTACGGGCTAGTGAAGAACGTTTCTCTAAAGCTTTCTATGACAGCCCACAGCCAATGGTTATTCAATGTGTAAGTGACCAAACTTTTGTTGATGTCAACAACGCTTTTCTCCGACTATATGGCTATAGCAGAGAAGAACTCATCGGTCGCAACACCGCCGAATTGGGATTAGACGTTGATCCGGAAAAAGCGGCGGCTATGTATCAAAATATTTTTGAAAAAGGTGCCGTTTATAATGCGGAAATAGAAAGCAAACATAAAAACGGAAAGAAAATAACTATAGAATTTTCGTCAGTGGTTATAAGCTTCAGAGGCACTCCGCACCTTCTAACAACACTCAACGATGTAACCGAACGCAAGCAAAATGAAGAAGCTATCAGAAAACAAGCTGATCTTATTGATCTTAGCCCTAACGCTACTATCGTGAGAAAGGTAGATGGTACTATTACTTTTTGGAGTAAAGGTGCTCAACGTGTCTATGGGTGGACTAAAGAAGAAGCCATCGGCGAGAAGACTCATCGGCTGTTTGAAACGCAATTTCCAGAGCCATTCGAAGAGATTATGAATAAACTAACAAGAGATACCTTCTGGACAGGACAACTTATGCATAGAACTAAAGATGGTAAATCTATAATTGTCAGAAGCTATTGGCTTGCTAGATTTGGCACTGGTAGGAATATTGCAGAAATTTTTGAATCAAACGTAGACATCACTGAGTTGAGAAAACTCCAAGATAAGATTCAGAAGTATTCGCATAATCTGGAAAAGATAGCCCAAGAAAGGCTTGATAGGTTAAGAGCTACTGAGCAGCTTGCAACCATTGGACAGGTTGCGGGTATGGTCGGTCATGACATACGCAATCCGCTTCAAGCCATTGCAAGCGATGTTTATCTGGCAAAGATGGAACTGGAAGAGCTTCCTATAACTGAGCAAGGGCAGGCAATTAAAGAAAACGTCGAAGATATAGAGAAGCAAACTGTGTATATTGAAAAAATCGTTGGGGACCTTCAGGAAATGTCTAAACCTCTCAAGCCTGAGTTAGTTCAAGTTAACATTTGCAAAGCAGTACCCGAAACTGTTTCCTCAGTGCAAATACCGAGCGCTATTGAGCAGCAAACGATTTGTAATGTGCCCTCGCTCACTGTTAAGGTCGATTTGGATTTCCTTAGACGTATTATGGTTAATCTGATAAACAATGCTGTCCAAGCTATGCCCAATGGTGGTAGATTAATTGTCGCATTATCAAAACAAGCGAATAATGCGGTGATTACTGTTCAAGATACTGGAGTAGGAATGTCAAAGGAAACCCAAAAGAAGTTATTTACTCCACTTTTTACCACTAAGAAGAAGGGACAAGGATATGGCTTGGTGTCAATCAAACGGATGGTAGAAGCTTTGAATGGTAGAATAAATTTTGAGAGTGAAGAGGGTAAGGGAACAAAATTCGTTATCGAGTTTCCATTGAACCCTTGA